A single Dunckerocampus dactyliophorus isolate RoL2022-P2 chromosome 2, RoL_Ddac_1.1, whole genome shotgun sequence DNA region contains:
- the zgc:112496 gene encoding uncharacterized protein zgc:112496 isoform X2: protein MVKLMEWKLTRGKFRPRLQQLVGSNSEDTVEKCSTKAFSLLPDVSAAIAELSTLKGIGPATASALLAAGAPEQAAFMSDEAMESIPGLAPIQYTAKHYTLYLDKMLEKTKKLNKADPQQDWTPQRLERCLWALTVAKQQQLPLLKDVDMKGGTVVEDLTDADDRPSKKLKRR, encoded by the exons ATGGTCAAGCTCATGGAGTGGAAGCTGACT AGAGGCAAGTTCCGACCTCGCCTGCAGCAGCTGGTAGGATCCAACAGCGAGGACACTGTGGAGAAATGTTCCACAAAGGCCTTCAGCCTCCTGCCGGATGTGTCGGCGGCCATCGCGGAGCTCAGCACCCTGAAAGGAATCGGCCCAGCCACGGCGTCAG CGCTGTTAGCTGCAGGAGCTCCAGAGCAGGCTGCCTTCATGTCTGATGAAGCCATGGAGAGCATACCTGGATTGGCACCGATACAATACACAGCCAAACATTACACTCTCTATCTGGACAAGATGCTGGAGAAGACCAAAAAGCTCAACAAAG CGGACCCTCAGCAGGACTGGACTCCCCAAAGGCTGGAGCGCTGTTTGTGGGCGCTGACGGTCGCTAAGCAACAGCAGCTCCCGCTTCTTAAGGATGTGGACATGAAGGGCGGCACTGTGGTGGAAGACCTCACCGATGCAGACGACAGACCAAGCAAGAAACTTAAAAGGAGATGA
- the zgc:112496 gene encoding uncharacterized protein zgc:112496 isoform X1 produces MSELFECEHVDLWRSVHGKYWHVVEAKANKSKKSGKLLDLDKWYQEELPTVISSRCDKHVTLSEMVKLMEWKLTRGKFRPRLQQLVGSNSEDTVEKCSTKAFSLLPDVSAAIAELSTLKGIGPATASALLAAGAPEQAAFMSDEAMESIPGLAPIQYTAKHYTLYLDKMLEKTKKLNKADPQQDWTPQRLERCLWALTVAKQQQLPLLKDVDMKGGTVVEDLTDADDRPSKKLKRR; encoded by the exons ATGAGTGAACTGTTTGAGTGCGAGCATGTAGACTTATGGAGGAGTGTTCATGGCAAATACTGGCATGTTGTGGAGGCCAAGGCTAATAAAAGCAAGAAATCTGGGAAGCTTCTCGACCTTGACAAGTG GTATCAAGAGGAGCTGCCGACTGTCATATCAAGTCGATGTGATAAACATGTCACTCTGTCAGAGATGGTCAAGCTCATGGAGTGGAAGCTGACT AGAGGCAAGTTCCGACCTCGCCTGCAGCAGCTGGTAGGATCCAACAGCGAGGACACTGTGGAGAAATGTTCCACAAAGGCCTTCAGCCTCCTGCCGGATGTGTCGGCGGCCATCGCGGAGCTCAGCACCCTGAAAGGAATCGGCCCAGCCACGGCGTCAG CGCTGTTAGCTGCAGGAGCTCCAGAGCAGGCTGCCTTCATGTCTGATGAAGCCATGGAGAGCATACCTGGATTGGCACCGATACAATACACAGCCAAACATTACACTCTCTATCTGGACAAGATGCTGGAGAAGACCAAAAAGCTCAACAAAG CGGACCCTCAGCAGGACTGGACTCCCCAAAGGCTGGAGCGCTGTTTGTGGGCGCTGACGGTCGCTAAGCAACAGCAGCTCCCGCTTCTTAAGGATGTGGACATGAAGGGCGGCACTGTGGTGGAAGACCTCACCGATGCAGACGACAGACCAAGCAAGAAACTTAAAAGGAGATGA
- the wdr24 gene encoding GATOR complex protein WDR24, with product MEKMSRVTTALGSSAISGRTMFCHLDAPANAISVCRDATQVVVAGRNIFKIYGLEEEQFVEKLNLRVGRKPSLNFSCADVMWHQMEENLLATAATNGAVVTWNLGKPSRNKQDQLFTEHKRTVNKVCFHPTEVYMLLSGSQDGFMKCFDLRKKESVNTFSGQSESVRDVQFSMKDYFTFAASFENGNVQLWDIRRPDRYERMFTAHTGPVFCCDWHPDDRGWLATGGRDKMVKVWDMTTNRAKEVYCVQTIASVARVKWRPERKFHLATCSMMVDHNIYVWDVRRPFIPFATFEEHKDVTTGIVWRHQHDPHFLLSGSKDSTLYQHMFKDATRPVNKANPEGLCFGLFGDLAFAAKESLISGDANRKPYPGGDRRYPIFFFKRPDPTEQFAHVSSALAVFETDLDSNRMDWFVKTAQLYLLSGKPFAELCDHNANVARQLKRPQVSTTWTMLRIMFSDPANITTPGLNHNLSKLGTLPLMSSFSMKEIGNESRLERSKGDNRQDNVHLEPENISNNNEENEETEGSEGQAEYMFGDAELDDDDLYTMEHDNQTEEQECTLPQEAFQLRHDILDNPSAPEHLQQDKADSPHVSGNEAEVTCLTPIESFSLISISQPLFTPHLPASFFCPIVREMLSYYAEQGDVQMAVSVLIVLGERIRKEIDDLTQEHWYMSYIDLLQRFELWNVSNEVIKLSMCSAITCLNQTSTTLHINCSNCKRPMNNRGWICDRCHQCASVCAVCHHVVKGLFVWCQGCSHGGHLEHIINWLKGSAHCPAGCGHMCEYT from the exons ATGGAGAAGATGTCCCGGGTCACCACAGCTCTTGGCAGCAGTGCCATCAGCGGTCGAACCATGTTCTGCCACTTGGACGCCCCCGCCAACGCCATCAGTGTGTGCCGTGACGCCACACAAGTGGTGGTGGCCGGCCGTAACATCTTCAAGATCTATGGCCTGGAGGAGGAGCAGTTTGTGGAGAAGCTGAATCTGCGTGTGGGTCGCAAGCCCTCTCTCAACTTCAGCTGCGCTGACGTCATGTGGCACCAAATGGAGGAGAACTTGCTGGCCACCGCTGCTACCAACGGCGCCGTGGTGACGTGGAACCTGGGGAAACCGTCTCGCAACAAGCAGGACCAGCTGTTCACCGAGCACAAGCGTACGGTCAATAAGGTGTGCTTCCACCCCACAGAGGTGTACATGCTGCTGAGCGGCTCGCAGGATGGCTTCATGAAGTGTTTTGACCTGCGCAAGAAGGAGTCTGTTAACACTTTCTcag GCCAGTCAGAGAGTGTGCGGGACGTTCAGTTCAGCATGAAGGATTATTTCACATTCGCTGCTTCTTTTGAGAATGGAAACGTCCAGCTGTGGGACATCAGACGGCCCGACCGCTACGAGCGAATGTTCACCGCCCACACGGGCCCGGTATTCTGCTGTGACTGGCACCCTGATGACAG GGGCTGGTTGGCCACAGGAGGCAGAGATAAGATGGTGAAGGTGTGGGACATGACTACAAATCGTGCCAAAGAGGTCTACTGCGTCCAAACCATCGCCTCAGTGGCACGAGTCAAGTGGCGTCCAGAGAGGAAGTTCCACCTGGCCACCTGCTCCATGATGGTGGATCACAACATCTACGTGTGGGATGTGCGAAGACCGTTCATCCCCTTCGCCACCTTTGAGGAGCACAAAGACGTGACCACTGGTATTGTATGGCGCCACCAGCACGACCCTCACTTCCTGCTGTCGGGCTCAAAGGACAGCACGCTCTACCAGCACATGTTCAAGGACGCTACACGGCCTGTGAATAAGGCCAACCCTGAAGGTCTCTGCTTTGGCCTTTTTGGTGACTTGGCCTTTGCAGCCAAAGAGAGTCTAATCAGCGGTGATGCCAACAGAAAGCCTTACCCCGGAGGTGACCGCCGCTACCCCATCTTTTTCTTCAAGAGGCCCGACCCGACAGAACAGTTCGCCCATGTGTCAAGTGCCCTCGCTGTCTTTGAGACGGACTTGGACAGTAACCGCATGGACTGGTTTGTGAAGACGGCACAACTCTACCTCCTCAGTGGAAAGCCCTTTGCCGAGCTGTGTGATCACAACGCCAATGTGGCTCGCCAGCTCAAAAGACCTCAG GTTTCCACAACATGGACCATGCTGAGGATCATGTTCTCCGACCCAGCAAACATCACTACTCCTGGGCTGAACCACAACCTCAGTAAACTGGGCACCTTACCTCTAATGAGCAG TTtcagcatgaaggagattggcAATGAGAGCAGACTGGAGCGCAGCAAAGGAGACAACAGACAGGACAACGTCCACTTGGAGCCTGAAAACATCAGCAACAATAATGAAG AAaatgaggagactgagggcagcgagGGCCAGGCTGAATACATGTTTGGAGATGCTGAGCTAGATGATGATGACCTTTATACCATGGAACATGACAACCAGACAG AGGAACAGGAGTGCACTCTCCCCCAGGAGGCTTTCCAGCTGCGTCACGACATCCTGGACAACCCGTCCGCTCCCGAGCACCTTCAGCAAGACAAGGCCGACTCGCCGCACGTCAGCGGTAACGAGGCTGAGGTCACGTGTCTGACACCCATCGAGTCCTTCTCCCTCATCTCTATCTCCCAGCCTCTGTTCACGCCCCATCTGCCCGCCAGCTTCTTTTGCCCCATCGTGCGCGAGATGCTGAGCTACTATGCCGAGCAAGGCGACGTGCAGATGGCCGTGTCTGTGCTCATTGTCTTGGGAGAGCGGATACGTAAAGAAATTGATGACCTCACCCAG GAGCACTGGTACATGTCCTATATCGACCTGCTGCAGCGTTTTGAGCTGTGGAACGTGTCCAACGAGGTCATCAAGTTGAGTATGTGCAGCGCCATCACTTGTCTGAATCAGACGTCGACTACACTGCACATCAACTGCAGCAACTGTAAACGGCCAATGAACAACAGGGGCTGGATTTGTGACAG GTGTCACCAGTGTGCCAGTGTGTGCGCCgtgtgccaccatgtggtgaaGGGACTGTTTGTGTGGTGCCAGGGCTGCAGCCATGGTGGTCACCTGGAACACATCATTAACTGGCTCAAGGGCAGTGCCCACTGCCCCGCAGGTTGCGGACACATGTGTGAGTACACCTGA
- the anks3 gene encoding ankyrin repeat and SAM domain-containing protein 3, with protein MSELSDEASESEQLGVSLSLWLGESLVRAEELDVPLDLHTACSIGQYDVVAECIKRREVDLNGRNVGGWTPLMYASYIGHDNIANLLLEVGVNVNATTTKGQTPLMLAASCGNESIAYFLLQQGAELELKDCRGWTALFHCTSTGHQQMVKFLLDNNADANVREPGSGFTPLMEAAASGHEIIVQYLLDHKVKVNERNAKGETARALAMMYGYTKIASLIDSRSPRNKAGHFEDLSSSEDSDSPPPRPRPSRSRAKGISIHDGPQAIAKFRVGGAGRTGGLCEPRAARTGYMALSDVCNQSDSICYRDVTSPINELDGQSNSSRDDSPFFDNDMPTMRSSSSSSEGLPPINGWEASVESNEDSDQCKKSSSRRLNKAHHSKGKSRHGGNDAAHTGATGDCGMCSHVPSSYNGPKDLAEFLEQLGFSKYLPVLEEQDIDLRIFLTLTENDLKEIGITLFGPKRKMTSAIARWHSSARPPSDALEQAYADQLEAEMQEMAIQLHKRYEEVEGLQSQVSQEKELRTVMEGCLMEDKMAWRRLHTELVENHRLAQEMNATLAKARVSHSELVTTLTADSFLNGVEVKTKCDTAAGCPTLSSAVELLKKVDSYQEELVGTLQTVLQSLRRLSAPEKVSDSWEKP; from the exons ATGTCTGAGCTAAGCGATGAGGCCAGTGAGTCGGAGCAGTTGGGTGTCAGTCTCTCCCTGTGGCTGGGTGAGTCTTTGGTGAGAGCCGAGGAGCTGGATGTCCCTCTGGACCTGCACACCGCCTGCTCCATCGGCCAGTATGATGTGGTGGCAGAGTGCATCAAAAG GCGTGAAGTGGACCTGAATGGGAGAAACGTTGGAGGATGGACTCCCTTAATGTATGCATCATACATAGGCCATGACAATATTGCCAATCTCCTGCTTGAAGTTGGTGTGAATGTCAACGCCACCACCACTAAAGGACAGACCCCCTTGATGCTGGCAGCGAGCTGTGGGAATGAAAGTATCGCCTACTTCCTGCTTCAG CAAGGTGCTGAGTTGGAGCTGAAGGACTGTCGAGGCTGGACGGCTCTGTTCCACTGTACGAGCACGGGTCACCAGCAGATGGTGAAGTTTCTGCTTGATAACAATGCTGATGCCAATGTGAG GGAGCCTGGGTCTGGATTCACTCCCCTGATGGAAGCTGCTGCTTCTGGGCACGAAATCATTGTTCAGTACCTGCTTGATCAT AAAGTTAAAGTCAATGAGCGCAACGCCAAAGGAGAGACAGCCCGAGCCCTCGCCATGATGTACGGCTACACCAAGATAGCAAGCCTCATCGACTCACGTTCTCCAAGGAACAAAGCAG GACATTTTGAAGACCTCAGCTCCTCAGAAGACTCAGACAGCCCCCCGCCAAGGCCGAGACCCAGCCGCAGCCGCGCTAAAGGCATTAGCATCCATGACGGGCCACAGGCGATTGCTAAGTTTAGAGTCGGAGGTGCTGGCAGGACAGGAGGACTGTGTG AGCCTCGTGCAGCACGGACTGGCTACATGGCATTGAGTGATGTCTGCAATCAGAGCGACAGTATCTGCTATCGTGATGTGACCTCGCCCATCAACGAGCTCGACGGCCAGAGTAACAGCAGCAGAG ATGACAGTCCATTCTTTGACAACGACATGCCCACCATGAggagcagcagtagcagcagtgaAGGTCTACCTCCCATCAACGGCTGGGAAGCCTCGGTGGAGAGTAACGAG GACTCTGACCAGTGCAAAAAGAGTAGCTCACGCCGACTGAATAAGGCTCATCACTCCAAAGGCAAGAGTCGCCATGGTGGCAATGATGCAGCTCACACGGGAGCTACAGGGGACTGTGGGATGTGCTCGCATGTTCCATCATCCTACAACGGTCCTAAA GATCTGGCCGAGTTCTTGGAACAACTTGGCTTCTCAAAGTATCTCCCTGTACTGGAGGAGCAAGACATCGACCTACGCATTTTTCTCACCCTGACAGAGAATGACCTGAAAGAGATAGGGATCAC ATTGTTTGGACCAAAGCGGAAGATGACATCTGCCATTGCGAGGTGGCACAGCAGTGCTCGCCCTCCAAGTGATGCCCTGGAGCAGGCTTATGCTGACCAGCTGGAGGCTGAGATGCAGGAGATGGCCATTCAGCTGCACAAA CGCTATGAGGAGGTGGAGGGCCTGCAGAGCCAGGTGTCTCAGGAGAAGGAGTTACGCACCGTGATGGAGGGATGTCTGATGGAGGACAAgatggcatggaggagattgCACACAGAGCTGGTGGAGAACCACCGGCTGGCCCAGGAAATGAATGCTACATTAGCTAAGGCAAGAGTGTCTCACTCTGAACTGGTCACTACACTCACTGCTGACAGCTTTTTGAACGGTGTGGaagtgaaaacaaaatgtgacacAG CTGCTGGGTGTCCGACACTTTCCAGTGCAGTTGAGCTTTTGAAGAAAGTGGATTCCTACCAAGAAGAACTTG TGGGGACCTTACAAACGGTGCTTCAGAGTCTGAGGCGACTGAGTGCCCCTGAAAAAGTTTCAGATAGTTGGGAAAAGCCTTAA
- the c2h8orf33 gene encoding UPF0488 protein C8orf33 homolog isoform X2 — translation MPYKEAAKPHWTHSNNNFRFIFFPEDLQTQQEASSVWPLPNIGQKFTFNFQIPPDAPIDNMAAEMSDPQNENCTTVPGASSLLEQPPQSKAKNTKKCGKKKLMASSEAPRQTSATEGSQEGKNTELSAEEQFKRQLDWCIEQLELGMKSHKATPKQREDASHGLKTLRSSKAPLVKKRQVMRAMAGDYRKKMEEEKNKQFKLIRSAQVKVKSGSLKKSVFHRRAEGKQEENQHQSEAQESNLKTPQEGFVFTASKEEFRFNFL, via the exons ATGCCATACAAAGAAGCTGCCAAGCCCCATTGGACTCACAGCAACAATAACTTtagattcatttttttccctgagGACCTGCAGACCCAACAAGAAGCATCATCAGTTTggccattacccaatataggacaAAAGTTCACATTCAACTTCCAAATTCCCCCCGATGCACCTATAGACAACATGGCAGCAGAGATGTCGGACCCTCAAAATGAAAATTGTACCACAGTGCCCGGGGCTAGCTCATTACTTGAACAGCCTCCACagtcaaaagcaaaaaatacaaagaaatgtgGAAAGAAAAAGTTAATGGCGAGTTCGGAGGCACCCAGACAGACAAGTGCAACTGAAGGGAGTCAAGAAGGCAAAAACACAGAGCTG AGTGCTGAAGAACAGTTTAAAAGACAGCTGGATTGGTGCATTGAGCAGCTGGAACTGGGAATGAAGTCGCACAAAGCCACCCCAAAGCAGA GGGAGGATGCATCTCATGGGCTTAAGACATTACGCAGCTCCAAAGCTCCTCTGGTCAAGAAGAGGCAAGTGATGAGAGCCATGGCAGGagattacaggaaaaaaatggaagagGAAAAGAACAAGCAATTTAAACTCATCCGAAGCG CTCAGGTCAAAGTAAAGTCGGGGTCACTCAAAAAATCTGTTTTCCATCGGAGAGCTGAAGGAAAACAGGAGGAGAACCAGCATCAAAGTGAAGCTCAAGAATCAAACCTGAAGACTCCTCAAGAAGGCTTTGTGTTCACTGCATCGAAAGAGGAGTTTCGCTTCAATTTTCTGTGA
- the c2h8orf33 gene encoding UPF0488 protein C8orf33 homolog isoform X1 → MPYKEAAKPHWTHSNNNFRFIFFPEDLQTQQEASSVWPLPNIGQKFTFNFQIPPDAPIDNMAAEMSDPQNENCTTVPGASSLLEQPPQSKAKNTKKCGKKKLMASSEAPRQTSATEGSQEGKNTELSAEEQFKRQLDWCIEQLELGMKSHKATPKQREDASHGLKTLRSSKAPLVKKRQVMRAMAGDYRKKMEEEKNKQFKLIRSELASAQVKVKSGSLKKSVFHRRAEGKQEENQHQSEAQESNLKTPQEGFVFTASKEEFRFNFL, encoded by the exons ATGCCATACAAAGAAGCTGCCAAGCCCCATTGGACTCACAGCAACAATAACTTtagattcatttttttccctgagGACCTGCAGACCCAACAAGAAGCATCATCAGTTTggccattacccaatataggacaAAAGTTCACATTCAACTTCCAAATTCCCCCCGATGCACCTATAGACAACATGGCAGCAGAGATGTCGGACCCTCAAAATGAAAATTGTACCACAGTGCCCGGGGCTAGCTCATTACTTGAACAGCCTCCACagtcaaaagcaaaaaatacaaagaaatgtgGAAAGAAAAAGTTAATGGCGAGTTCGGAGGCACCCAGACAGACAAGTGCAACTGAAGGGAGTCAAGAAGGCAAAAACACAGAGCTG AGTGCTGAAGAACAGTTTAAAAGACAGCTGGATTGGTGCATTGAGCAGCTGGAACTGGGAATGAAGTCGCACAAAGCCACCCCAAAGCAGA GGGAGGATGCATCTCATGGGCTTAAGACATTACGCAGCTCCAAAGCTCCTCTGGTCAAGAAGAGGCAAGTGATGAGAGCCATGGCAGGagattacaggaaaaaaatggaagagGAAAAGAACAAGCAATTTAAACTCATCCGAAGCG AACTTGCATCAGCTCAGGTCAAAGTAAAGTCGGGGTCACTCAAAAAATCTGTTTTCCATCGGAGAGCTGAAGGAAAACAGGAGGAGAACCAGCATCAAAGTGAAGCTCAAGAATCAAACCTGAAGACTCCTCAAGAAGGCTTTGTGTTCACTGCATCGAAAGAGGAGTTTCGCTTCAATTTTCTGTGA
- the h3f3d gene encoding H3 histone, family 3D gives MARTKQTARKSTGGKAPRKQLATKAARKSAPSTGGVKKPHRYRPGTVALREIRRYQKSTELLIRKLPFQRLVREIAQDFKTDLRFQSAAIGALQEASEAYLVGLFEDTNLCAIHAKRVTIMPKDIQLARRIRGERA, from the exons ATGGCTCGTACCAAGCAGACCGCTCGTAAATCCACTGGAGGAAAGGCGCCCAGGAAGCAGCTGGCCACTAAGGCTGCCCGGAAAAGCGCGCCATCCACCGGTGGAGTGAAGAAGCCCCACAGATACAG GCCTGGTACTGTTGCCCTGCGTGAGATCCGTCGCTACCAGAAGTCCACTGAGTTGCTCATCAGGAAGCTTCCTTTCCAGCGTCTTGTCAGGGAAATTGCCCAGGATTTCAAGACTGATCTGCGGTTCCAGAGCGCAGCTATCGGCGCCCTGCAG GAGGCCAGCGAGGCTTACTTGGTGGGTCTGTTTGAGGACACAAACCTGTGTGCCATCCATGCCAAGAGGGTGACCATCATGCCAAAGGACATCCAACTGGCCAGGCGAATCAGAGGAGAGCGCGCTTAA